The Prosthecobacter dejongeii genome window below encodes:
- a CDS encoding heparinase II/III domain-containing protein, which translates to MHFLSSIAWYARRLQAMNPAEVKHRLEERWRKMTEPNFLKGLESFDLGPSNPKTPKLPDQASAPMDLRAQLGDDARRLQSGKWQLFGWREVDVGAPPCWHRDAFCGVVIDPEKPAQRINHRHLPDGADARTLWEINRWSEMTRLAMHGWLNEDVSALRTAQSWLEDWCERNPPGYGINWTSPLEAALRLLNFTWLDAMIHAAARGAEREALKATQSALAKRIVPAHAAWVWRYRSAGSSANNHLLGELAALVVAVSRWPSLTPLACSAGEAWDLLGHEVLHQFVSDGGSREQALHYHLFAFDLAWQAALTVGCKAGDVHERLKAAADYFAALAASDEPWDFGDNDDAQVLPVTQMRAHAAREWLSWFRGEAGSLRYWLGSAPHLASRSHTRLFSDSGMAVVSDHDWKVRLDGSPLGFGALAAHGHGDALHASVWDGEEALLIDPGTGGYYGHPELRAELAAWQAHNGPVPQQGYRTPKRMGSFLWAQHHASPTITAQEGNLQATFQHEGHQFRRSVFITKDALQIQDEELTGKAFQARWIFSPKCQVKTAGSEVDADIIVQRGGREWLLKITGHLTAASLEECRVSPAYGCIEMAPCLTVIDKSGQLSLSIRRKR; encoded by the coding sequence ATGCATTTTTTATCCTCCATCGCCTGGTACGCACGCCGTCTGCAGGCTATGAATCCTGCGGAGGTGAAGCATCGGCTGGAGGAGCGTTGGCGGAAAATGACGGAACCAAACTTTTTGAAAGGTTTGGAGTCTTTTGATCTCGGGCCGTCCAATCCCAAGACGCCCAAACTCCCTGATCAAGCTTCCGCTCCGATGGATCTCCGTGCCCAACTGGGCGATGATGCGCGCCGCCTACAGAGTGGCAAGTGGCAGCTCTTTGGCTGGCGTGAAGTGGATGTCGGAGCACCGCCCTGCTGGCATCGCGATGCGTTTTGTGGCGTGGTCATTGATCCCGAAAAGCCTGCACAACGCATCAACCATCGGCATCTGCCAGATGGTGCCGATGCCCGAACCCTTTGGGAAATCAATCGTTGGTCAGAAATGACTCGGTTAGCCATGCATGGTTGGCTCAATGAGGATGTATCCGCACTCCGCACGGCGCAATCATGGCTGGAAGACTGGTGCGAAAGAAACCCCCCTGGTTATGGCATCAACTGGACGAGCCCTCTGGAGGCGGCGCTTCGCCTCCTCAATTTCACCTGGCTGGATGCCATGATCCATGCCGCCGCCCGTGGAGCGGAACGGGAAGCGTTAAAGGCAACTCAGTCGGCGCTGGCCAAACGCATAGTGCCAGCACATGCCGCCTGGGTATGGCGTTACCGATCCGCAGGCTCATCGGCAAACAATCATTTGTTAGGTGAATTGGCAGCTTTGGTGGTTGCCGTATCGCGTTGGCCCAGTTTGACCCCACTGGCCTGTTCCGCAGGGGAGGCCTGGGATCTGCTGGGGCACGAAGTTTTGCATCAGTTCGTTTCGGATGGCGGTTCCCGTGAGCAGGCGCTTCACTATCACCTTTTTGCTTTTGACTTGGCTTGGCAGGCGGCATTGACGGTAGGGTGCAAAGCGGGGGACGTGCATGAGAGACTCAAGGCTGCTGCAGACTATTTTGCTGCCTTGGCTGCGAGCGATGAGCCTTGGGACTTTGGCGATAACGATGATGCTCAGGTTCTCCCTGTAACTCAAATGCGAGCACATGCAGCGCGGGAATGGCTCTCATGGTTTCGCGGTGAAGCTGGATCTCTGCGTTATTGGTTAGGTTCAGCACCTCACCTTGCTTCGCGATCACACACACGTCTGTTTTCTGACAGCGGAATGGCGGTGGTCAGTGACCATGACTGGAAAGTTCGGCTAGACGGTTCCCCCCTTGGTTTCGGTGCCTTAGCAGCTCATGGCCATGGCGATGCCCTGCATGCTTCCGTTTGGGATGGCGAGGAGGCCTTGCTCATAGATCCTGGAACAGGTGGTTATTACGGCCACCCAGAATTGCGGGCTGAATTAGCCGCCTGGCAGGCACATAACGGTCCTGTTCCGCAACAAGGCTACCGCACTCCTAAACGCATGGGCAGCTTTCTCTGGGCCCAGCATCATGCTAGCCCTACCATCACCGCCCAAGAGGGAAACCTTCAGGCCACCTTTCAGCATGAGGGGCATCAATTCCGGAGGTCCGTTTTCATCACCAAGGATGCCCTTCAGATCCAGGATGAGGAACTCACCGGCAAGGCTTTTCAGGCACGCTGGATCTTCAGTCCCAAGTGCCAAGTCAAAACTGCTGGCTCAGAGGTGGATGCCGATATTATCGTCCAGCGTGGGGGCCGGGAGTGGTTGTTAAAAATCACGGGCCATTTGACCGCTGCTTCGTTGGAGGAGTGTCGTGTTTCACCTGCTTATGGTTGCATTGAGATGGCTCCTTGTCTCACCGTGATAGATAAGAGCGGGCAGCTATCGCTTTCCATTCGTCGAAAGCGCTAA
- a CDS encoding MFS transporter, which produces MAADSTSPLDRARRKAFIRLLPVLFISYMIAYVDRVNVAVAKLTMMKDMPAFTDAVIGFGSSLFFIGYFLLEVPGTLMVERWSARKWICRIMVTWGMMAGLTAFVRTPVEFYTVRFLLGLAEAGFFPGVIVYLTHWFTSRDRAKALSYFLVATPFAQMLSPISNWVLKYGTTEVLANGETLVHPKLLGLVGWQWVYILWAIPAVVLGIGVLWLLTDRPRQATWLTQEERDALEAELERERQLKTKGKRMTLLEAFSHPKVLLLCAAYFFITTCSHSMELFMPSVIKDWYNVSRDQFTWLIVLPPLLALCGQLFGGWSSDRFQERRLHACIPIAIGGIAMLLAPLSHGNLFWTMVCLMVTFAGFKTYMPAFWSLPSLFLAEAAAAGSIGLINSVGNLGGAVGPSIIGWIKTNTGSYISGFYFLGSSMLIASLIVFFLGLGTRKPKSVEET; this is translated from the coding sequence ATGGCTGCTGATTCTACCTCACCCCTCGACCGCGCCCGGCGGAAGGCCTTCATCCGCCTGCTGCCTGTTCTCTTCATCAGCTACATGATCGCGTATGTGGATCGTGTGAATGTGGCCGTTGCGAAGCTGACGATGATGAAGGACATGCCGGCCTTCACGGATGCCGTCATTGGTTTTGGCAGCAGCTTATTCTTTATTGGCTATTTCCTGCTAGAAGTCCCCGGCACCCTGATGGTGGAACGTTGGAGCGCGCGGAAGTGGATCTGCCGCATCATGGTCACATGGGGTATGATGGCGGGTCTCACGGCCTTCGTCCGCACTCCGGTGGAGTTCTACACCGTGCGCTTTCTTCTAGGGTTAGCGGAAGCTGGCTTTTTTCCTGGGGTCATCGTTTATCTGACGCACTGGTTCACTTCGCGAGATCGGGCCAAGGCGCTCTCCTACTTCCTGGTGGCCACACCCTTTGCTCAGATGCTCAGCCCCATCTCCAATTGGGTGCTTAAATACGGCACCACCGAGGTCCTGGCGAATGGTGAGACGCTCGTGCACCCGAAGCTCCTAGGCCTCGTCGGCTGGCAGTGGGTGTACATCCTGTGGGCCATCCCCGCCGTCGTCTTGGGCATCGGTGTCCTTTGGCTCCTCACGGATCGCCCGCGTCAGGCCACTTGGCTTACACAGGAAGAGCGTGATGCTCTGGAAGCCGAGTTAGAACGCGAGCGCCAGCTCAAAACCAAGGGCAAACGCATGACCCTTTTGGAGGCTTTTTCGCATCCCAAGGTGCTGCTGCTCTGCGCCGCTTACTTTTTCATCACCACGTGCAGCCACAGCATGGAGCTTTTCATGCCCAGCGTGATCAAGGATTGGTACAACGTCAGTCGGGATCAATTCACGTGGCTCATCGTGCTGCCACCTTTGCTAGCGCTGTGCGGTCAGCTTTTCGGGGGGTGGAGCTCGGACCGCTTCCAGGAGCGCCGTCTCCACGCCTGCATCCCCATTGCCATCGGTGGTATCGCCATGCTGCTGGCCCCGCTTTCTCATGGGAATCTGTTTTGGACGATGGTCTGCCTCATGGTCACCTTTGCCGGATTTAAGACCTACATGCCCGCCTTTTGGTCCCTCCCCAGTCTCTTCCTCGCGGAAGCCGCAGCCGCAGGCAGCATCGGTCTCATCAATTCCGTGGGAAACCTGGGCGGGGCGGTGGGGCCCTCCATCATCGGTTGGATCAAAACCAACACGGGTTCTTACATCAGTGGCTTTTACTTCCTGGGCAGCTCCATGCTGATTGCCTCCCTCATCGTATTCTTTCTCGGCCTGGGCACTCGCAAGCCGAAGTCGGTCGAGGAAACGTGA
- a CDS encoding bi-domain-containing oxidoreductase: MLQLAQYQDGRLELQEVPAPVPPPGGILVQTTCSVISPGTEKMKVEQARMSLLQKAKARPDQVKKVLDTARILGWKAAMEKVRNRLESPSPLGYSAAGVVLAVDEMNSRFRVGDRVACGGAECAFHAQMIAVPDLLATKIPDEVEDWQAAYTTLSAISMQAVRQASVQLGDRVLVLGQGLVGLLATSLLRASGARVMGADYVPARLDTALALGAERVVNPGQTRLADAVREWTGGDGVDAVLLCVGGKGSDAADTAITCLRDRGVMVIVGIYDAELSWKTAYMKDIQVRYSRSYGPGRYDPQYEWGGKDYPIGYVRWTENRNFESCLQLMKTGQLNLAPVTTRRAQFTEAVSVYDALMQPGNADIGVVLEYAAQAPERPSVSAPLAPLNVGTTSPAKLPIACPSLDVIGAGNFARTMLLPHVKGQMDLGTIVNATGLSARHVREKFGFSLAETNATCIFQTTGRALMIGTRHHLHAPLVLQGLASSHHVFVEKPLCLTRAELAQIDDAVKISSGSVMVGFNRRFAPAAVELKKLLNTLPGPKTLAFHVFAGPLAPDHWYANVEESGGRILGEACHFFDFSCFLLGRPVKVLAQTLGRPVFPDSMTAQIEFEDGSTAQIIYSAEGDYAFPKESFRVFASGLVAECENFQKLTLFRNRKRSTQTFSSKGHAEEMQAWLSYLKAGSAHPMTYSDVHQSMNLTFAALESLQSGTAAAL, from the coding sequence ATGCTTCAGCTTGCCCAATACCAGGATGGCCGCCTTGAGTTGCAGGAAGTGCCTGCACCGGTGCCGCCTCCAGGAGGAATTTTAGTCCAGACCACCTGCTCCGTCATCTCGCCTGGGACAGAAAAGATGAAGGTAGAGCAGGCACGGATGTCCTTACTTCAAAAGGCCAAAGCTCGCCCTGACCAAGTCAAAAAGGTGCTAGATACTGCCCGCATCCTAGGCTGGAAGGCTGCCATGGAAAAGGTGCGCAATCGTTTGGAGTCGCCTTCGCCCCTCGGCTACTCGGCAGCCGGCGTCGTGTTGGCTGTGGATGAAATGAATTCGCGCTTTCGGGTAGGGGATCGTGTAGCCTGCGGGGGAGCAGAATGCGCTTTTCATGCGCAGATGATTGCAGTGCCGGATTTGCTCGCGACGAAGATTCCTGATGAAGTGGAAGATTGGCAGGCCGCCTACACCACTTTGAGCGCGATTTCCATGCAAGCGGTGAGACAGGCCAGCGTGCAGTTGGGGGATCGGGTTTTAGTCCTCGGTCAGGGGCTGGTAGGGCTTCTTGCCACCAGTCTTTTACGCGCTTCAGGGGCTCGTGTCATGGGGGCTGATTATGTGCCCGCTCGACTGGATACGGCCCTCGCTCTAGGTGCTGAGCGGGTGGTGAATCCTGGCCAGACTAGACTGGCTGATGCCGTGCGAGAATGGACCGGCGGCGATGGTGTGGATGCGGTACTGCTCTGTGTGGGCGGTAAGGGCAGCGATGCGGCTGATACCGCCATCACCTGTTTGCGAGATCGTGGGGTCATGGTGATCGTGGGCATCTATGATGCGGAGCTGTCCTGGAAAACCGCTTACATGAAGGACATCCAGGTTCGCTATTCCCGCAGTTATGGCCCAGGGCGTTATGATCCTCAGTATGAATGGGGAGGCAAAGATTACCCCATCGGCTACGTGCGCTGGACGGAGAATCGAAATTTTGAGTCTTGCCTGCAACTGATGAAAACAGGCCAGTTGAATTTGGCACCTGTGACCACTCGCCGAGCTCAATTTACTGAGGCGGTCTCAGTGTATGATGCGCTGATGCAGCCTGGCAATGCGGACATCGGTGTGGTGCTGGAGTACGCAGCACAGGCTCCAGAGAGACCTTCGGTTTCCGCTCCTTTGGCACCGCTGAACGTAGGAACAACATCGCCTGCGAAGTTGCCCATCGCTTGCCCTAGCCTGGATGTCATCGGTGCAGGTAACTTTGCTCGCACCATGCTGCTGCCGCATGTGAAAGGTCAAATGGACCTTGGCACGATTGTTAATGCCACAGGATTGAGCGCTCGCCATGTGAGGGAGAAGTTCGGTTTCTCACTGGCAGAGACAAATGCGACCTGCATTTTTCAAACGACAGGCCGGGCTTTGATGATCGGCACCCGGCATCATCTGCATGCGCCCCTAGTGCTGCAGGGATTGGCCTCAAGTCATCATGTGTTTGTAGAAAAACCACTCTGTCTCACTCGCGCAGAACTGGCTCAGATAGATGACGCCGTTAAAATATCCTCCGGCAGCGTGATGGTCGGTTTTAACCGTCGTTTTGCCCCGGCTGCGGTAGAACTTAAGAAACTGCTCAACACCTTGCCAGGCCCTAAAACGTTGGCTTTCCATGTTTTTGCAGGTCCGTTGGCCCCTGATCATTGGTATGCGAATGTGGAAGAAAGTGGTGGCCGTATTCTCGGTGAAGCTTGCCACTTCTTTGATTTTTCCTGCTTTTTGTTAGGTCGTCCGGTGAAGGTGCTTGCACAGACTTTAGGTCGCCCAGTCTTCCCTGATTCCATGACGGCGCAGATTGAGTTTGAGGATGGCTCCACCGCTCAAATCATTTATTCCGCTGAAGGCGACTATGCCTTCCCCAAAGAGAGCTTTCGAGTTTTTGCCTCAGGCTTGGTGGCCGAGTGCGAGAACTTTCAAAAACTCACCCTTTTCCGGAATCGGAAACGCAGCACACAGACGTTCTCTTCAAAGGGCCATGCGGAAGAGATGCAGGCTTGGCTATCTTATCTGAAGGCTGGCTCGGCACATCCCATGACGTATTCGGACGTTCATCAAAGCATGAACCTGACCTTTGCTGCGCTCGAAAGCCTCCAGTCAGGCACTGCGGCGGCTCTTTAA
- a CDS encoding aminotransferase class I/II-fold pyridoxal phosphate-dependent enzyme translates to MHKKSIRKLAQLHGWWTYQSFLKRTRTWSEDQRQAWIRKQLQQTLVGAFEGTRYYAEVFKNIGFDPRTDFEGPQTLARLPILTKEIIRERFEDLVDPRYRRLSAYAETSGTTGKPMRMLLNESYIALDYACMYEMWAQAGYRFRDPFLALRSYVPSRAGDPLWIHDKAQNTLFMSAYHFSPRLAEEYMRAIQDFQPKFIRSYPSSLLVLAEYLERTGQSLPSVKGLFTASETLALHEREAIERVFGRILFDWYGMTEPTLVAYEGADHDGLNMVWQYGHAEFLPDDTLAPGDCRLIATSLQNPVMPFIRYDTGDMVTRHASENETTLYPRKLARVQGRKDDVILTPDGRRLPSVNFYSVFRSAPGVVRFQIVQFGASDIVVNIESTEATFERHPAFLKVKEEMRSRFGDAMAVEYRINQRFETNRDGKTPVVVRRRANKAVEERKEYVLSSQVAWSRSRAGEDILKLDWNEADALPSERVRERLAALVQDAHSIIWYPEAYPAALHEALAKHHGIEEAKLLATHGSDMALAYLTQCYVTSGDKVMIVAPGYDNFRAVAEQRGGLAMHFTFNGEGDFPLQEMLRKIQNEVPRLIYLTNPNNPIGYVLPPESIAAICAAAAKESALVVVDEAYAEFAEQDCVPLLKQFPNLVIVRTFSKAFGLAGLRVGYLMGDVTVIETIKRVANPKHLTTFAQVAAQTVLEDWPQVKAQIEEVKVQRTRFIDFLRSHEVKCFASHGNFVLFQMPEATELTRWFEAKGILIRDRSSQLAQSARITIGGKESTDRLIALFTDYWRAKAADEITGG, encoded by the coding sequence ATGCATAAGAAGTCCATCCGTAAACTGGCCCAGCTTCACGGCTGGTGGACCTACCAGTCCTTTCTGAAGCGCACCCGCACATGGTCAGAAGACCAGCGCCAAGCCTGGATTCGCAAGCAATTGCAACAGACCTTGGTGGGCGCTTTTGAAGGCACGCGGTATTATGCGGAGGTGTTTAAAAACATCGGTTTTGATCCGCGGACAGACTTTGAAGGTCCCCAGACTTTAGCCAGGTTACCCATTTTGACCAAGGAGATCATTCGCGAAAGATTCGAAGATTTGGTGGACCCTCGTTACCGCCGCCTCAGTGCTTATGCTGAGACCAGCGGCACCACGGGTAAGCCCATGCGCATGCTCCTGAATGAGAGTTACATCGCTCTCGACTATGCCTGCATGTACGAGATGTGGGCCCAGGCGGGATACCGGTTTCGCGATCCCTTTCTAGCCTTGCGCAGCTACGTTCCGTCCCGCGCAGGCGACCCCTTGTGGATTCATGACAAAGCGCAGAATACGCTCTTCATGTCGGCTTACCATTTCTCTCCCCGCCTGGCGGAAGAGTACATGCGAGCCATTCAGGATTTTCAGCCCAAATTCATTCGCAGTTATCCTTCATCTCTTCTCGTCTTGGCAGAGTATCTGGAGCGCACGGGACAGTCTTTGCCTTCCGTAAAGGGATTATTCACCGCTTCAGAAACCTTGGCACTCCACGAGCGCGAAGCCATTGAGCGTGTCTTTGGCCGCATCCTCTTTGATTGGTACGGGATGACCGAACCCACGCTGGTGGCCTATGAAGGGGCAGATCACGATGGCCTCAACATGGTCTGGCAATATGGTCATGCAGAGTTCTTGCCAGATGACACTTTAGCTCCCGGGGATTGCCGTCTCATCGCCACCAGCCTGCAAAATCCGGTGATGCCCTTCATCCGTTATGACACGGGAGATATGGTGACGCGTCATGCCTCTGAAAATGAGACGACGCTTTATCCGCGAAAGCTTGCTAGGGTGCAAGGTCGCAAAGATGATGTCATCCTCACACCTGATGGTCGGCGTCTGCCTTCGGTGAATTTCTACTCGGTGTTCCGTTCCGCTCCAGGTGTGGTCAGATTCCAGATTGTTCAATTCGGTGCTTCGGACATCGTCGTGAACATAGAAAGCACCGAGGCCACTTTCGAGCGCCACCCGGCTTTCCTGAAAGTGAAGGAAGAAATGCGCTCACGTTTTGGGGATGCCATGGCGGTGGAGTATCGCATCAATCAACGTTTTGAGACGAATCGTGATGGCAAGACACCTGTGGTGGTGCGCCGTCGGGCGAATAAGGCGGTGGAAGAGCGCAAAGAATACGTGCTTTCTTCCCAAGTCGCCTGGTCACGGTCCAGGGCAGGGGAGGACATCCTCAAGCTCGATTGGAATGAGGCAGATGCCCTTCCTTCAGAACGTGTTCGCGAAAGACTGGCCGCATTGGTGCAGGATGCTCACTCCATCATCTGGTATCCGGAAGCCTACCCTGCGGCGCTGCATGAGGCCCTGGCTAAGCATCATGGGATCGAGGAGGCGAAACTGCTGGCTACCCATGGGTCGGACATGGCGCTGGCGTACCTCACTCAATGTTATGTCACCAGCGGTGACAAGGTGATGATCGTCGCCCCCGGTTATGACAACTTCCGTGCCGTGGCCGAACAACGTGGAGGACTGGCGATGCATTTTACCTTCAATGGCGAAGGCGATTTTCCTCTTCAGGAAATGCTGCGCAAAATTCAGAATGAAGTCCCGCGCCTTATTTACCTGACGAATCCAAACAACCCCATCGGTTATGTGCTACCTCCCGAAAGTATTGCAGCGATTTGTGCTGCGGCCGCCAAGGAGTCTGCCCTCGTCGTGGTGGATGAAGCGTATGCCGAGTTTGCGGAACAAGATTGTGTGCCCTTGCTGAAGCAGTTTCCCAACTTGGTGATTGTCCGCACTTTCTCCAAGGCCTTTGGTCTCGCTGGCTTGCGGGTGGGATATTTAATGGGCGATGTGACCGTCATCGAGACCATCAAACGAGTGGCGAATCCGAAACACCTAACGACTTTTGCTCAAGTGGCTGCACAAACAGTGCTCGAAGACTGGCCGCAGGTCAAAGCACAGATCGAAGAAGTGAAAGTGCAGCGCACGCGCTTCATTGATTTTCTGCGATCTCATGAGGTGAAATGTTTCGCTTCACACGGGAATTTTGTGCTTTTCCAGATGCCCGAAGCCACCGAGCTCACACGTTGGTTTGAGGCCAAAGGCATCCTCATTCGGGATCGCTCCAGTCAACTCGCGCAGAGTGCTCGTATTACCATCGGCGGTAAAGAAAGCACAGATCGTTTGATCGCCCTCTTTACGGACTATTGGCGTGCCAAGGCCGCTGATGAAATCACGGGTGGTTAA
- a CDS encoding acyltransferase family protein — MSDELMPRRLDKDTELMIDALRGVAALLVFFTHAFDLAVSDAYGWNYASNPEGWRWARASLGHGGFFVWCFFMVSGVCIHLSISQSLANRQFSWRHYAVARISRIYPLFLLGLVLAVLAWALHENFGEGYNPTPWRQLAASLLSLQILTTPFPAYEPSWSLSCEMIYYAIWPATLLLMRGRVSRATAFCLVSVLALIGGIMLIWKVGHRFESSTLVDGVWTAAVLFPVWVCGAWLGANWGSPTLAISRRTWLTSLLLCVLSEGLLVVLKFKEYPSWAVHMAGLSSIPGLMLFLAGAHYARLTTWEKAPAICRWLGQFSYPCYILHMQLLLLLDHFVDEYAEDYVHRHPIWHTVFEFAGVLILLVWLGPKLERTAMRWRSSFLKGTRPVAMG, encoded by the coding sequence ATGTCCGATGAACTCATGCCTCGACGGCTGGATAAGGATACGGAACTGATGATTGACGCCCTGCGTGGCGTGGCAGCTCTGCTGGTCTTCTTTACCCATGCTTTCGATCTCGCTGTTTCTGATGCATACGGCTGGAACTATGCGAGCAATCCTGAGGGCTGGCGCTGGGCCCGCGCCAGCCTAGGGCATGGAGGCTTTTTTGTGTGGTGCTTTTTTATGGTTTCAGGAGTGTGCATTCACCTGTCCATTTCACAGAGTTTGGCCAATCGTCAGTTTTCTTGGAGGCATTATGCGGTAGCGCGCATCTCCCGTATTTATCCATTGTTCTTGTTAGGTCTCGTTTTGGCAGTGTTAGCCTGGGCTTTGCATGAAAATTTTGGTGAAGGTTACAATCCCACGCCATGGCGTCAGCTCGCTGCCAGCTTGTTGAGTTTACAGATCTTGACCACGCCCTTTCCGGCGTATGAGCCTTCCTGGAGCCTGAGTTGTGAGATGATCTATTATGCCATCTGGCCAGCCACGTTACTCCTCATGCGCGGGCGTGTCAGTCGGGCGACGGCTTTCTGCCTGGTTTCAGTTTTGGCTCTCATTGGGGGGATCATGCTGATATGGAAGGTGGGGCATCGGTTTGAGAGTAGCACCTTGGTGGATGGCGTCTGGACGGCGGCGGTGCTTTTCCCTGTTTGGGTTTGTGGAGCCTGGTTAGGGGCGAACTGGGGGAGCCCCACCCTGGCCATTTCTCGTCGCACCTGGTTAACCTCTCTTTTGCTTTGCGTGCTTTCTGAGGGGCTATTGGTGGTGCTGAAGTTCAAAGAATACCCCTCCTGGGCAGTTCACATGGCAGGTTTAAGTTCTATTCCTGGCCTCATGCTTTTTTTAGCGGGGGCACATTATGCCCGCCTGACGACCTGGGAAAAGGCCCCTGCCATCTGTCGTTGGTTAGGCCAGTTCAGCTACCCTTGCTACATTCTTCACATGCAGCTTTTGCTCTTGCTTGACCATTTTGTGGACGAATATGCAGAGGACTATGTGCATCGGCACCCCATCTGGCACACCGTATTTGAATTTGCAGGGGTCCTTATCCTACTGGTCTGGCTAGGGCCCAAATTAGAGCGAACGGCCATGCGTTGGAGATCCTCTTTTCTGAAAGGGACTCGTCCGGTGGCCATGGGTTGA
- a CDS encoding PHP domain-containing protein — MTHTHSPGRVRAELHCHTVASSDGMITPDGLLKAAQLQKLDIIAITDHDTTAGALEFQKWFRYKNSATQILIGEERTLSNKCHIIGLFLQEDIVSTDPQDVMAEIHAQGGLVLVPHPHRLKDGLLGPRGIGLSGLTQADAFEIHNAKGGQADNVKMRQNMAGIAAGIFGGSDAHYEADVGQCVNEITPIGTAEETVRAMIAQRTSFRILAKAQSASSGERKYAASYYAVKRFIQLPKPLLPLAKKAYRFYWNTRRGNRPHSLTEIATHTAIHHA; from the coding sequence ATGACGCACACTCACAGCCCTGGTCGAGTGCGTGCAGAACTGCACTGTCACACCGTCGCCTCTAGCGATGGCATGATCACGCCCGATGGACTGCTCAAAGCGGCACAGCTTCAAAAATTAGACATCATTGCCATCACAGATCACGATACCACGGCAGGGGCGCTGGAGTTTCAAAAGTGGTTTCGTTACAAAAACTCTGCGACGCAGATCCTGATTGGTGAAGAGCGCACCTTGTCCAACAAGTGCCACATCATCGGGCTGTTTCTTCAGGAGGATATTGTCTCAACAGATCCCCAGGACGTGATGGCTGAGATTCATGCTCAGGGCGGTCTTGTGCTAGTGCCGCACCCCCATCGTTTGAAAGATGGTTTGCTGGGCCCTCGCGGGATTGGTCTCTCAGGCTTGACTCAGGCAGATGCGTTTGAAATCCACAATGCCAAAGGCGGCCAGGCTGATAATGTGAAAATGCGCCAGAACATGGCAGGGATAGCTGCGGGCATCTTTGGCGGTAGCGATGCCCACTATGAAGCCGATGTGGGGCAGTGCGTGAATGAAATCACCCCTATTGGGACAGCGGAGGAAACCGTTCGTGCCATGATAGCCCAGCGCACCTCTTTCCGCATCCTCGCGAAAGCTCAGTCTGCGAGTTCGGGCGAGCGCAAATATGCCGCGAGTTATTACGCGGTGAAGCGCTTCATCCAGCTCCCAAAGCCTTTGTTGCCATTGGCTAAGAAAGCGTATCGATTTTACTGGAACACTCGTCGGGGAAATCGGCCTCACTCACTCACAGAGATTGCCACTCATACGGCCATCCACCATGCATAA
- the dapB gene encoding 4-hydroxy-tetrahydrodipicolinate reductase has product MSEFKLLVTGCKGRMGQAVISAAAAQGVPVGAGIDVGDSLSDALSKCSCTIDFSSHHFTNELLTESLRLGKSLVIGTTGHTDEELAQIKEASKTIPVVFASNFSVGVNTLFWLTRKAAELLGPDFDLEVVEMHHRMKKDSPSGTARTLVEILADVRGLDYDTDCRHGRFGDVGARTPKEIGVHALRGGDVVGDHTVVFANVGERVELTHKASSRDTFAGGAVRAARWLADKPAGLYDMQDVLGLK; this is encoded by the coding sequence ATGAGCGAATTCAAACTTCTTGTGACAGGCTGCAAGGGCCGCATGGGCCAGGCAGTCATCAGTGCTGCTGCAGCGCAGGGCGTGCCTGTGGGGGCGGGCATTGATGTGGGGGACTCTCTTTCGGATGCTCTGTCGAAGTGCTCCTGCACGATTGATTTCTCCTCTCACCATTTCACGAATGAATTGCTAACGGAGTCCCTTCGTTTGGGAAAGAGTCTCGTTATCGGCACCACGGGTCACACCGACGAAGAACTGGCTCAGATCAAGGAAGCCTCCAAGACGATCCCGGTGGTCTTCGCGTCGAATTTCAGTGTCGGTGTGAACACCCTCTTCTGGCTCACACGCAAGGCGGCGGAACTCCTTGGCCCGGACTTTGACCTGGAAGTGGTGGAGATGCATCACCGCATGAAAAAGGATTCCCCCAGCGGCACTGCCCGCACTTTGGTGGAGATCTTGGCTGATGTCCGTGGTCTGGATTATGATACCGACTGTCGTCATGGCCGTTTTGGCGATGTGGGGGCCCGCACGCCGAAGGAGATCGGCGTCCACGCCTTGCGCGGTGGGGATGTCGTGGGAGATCACACCGTCGTTTTTGCGAATGTGGGCGAGCGTGTGGAACTCACTCATAAAGCTAGCAGCCGTGATACCTTCGCAGGCGGTGCCGTACGTGCCGCTCGTTGGTTGGCCGATAAACCCGCCGGTCTTTATGACATGCAGGACGTGCTCGGACTGAAGTAA